From a region of the Zingiber officinale cultivar Zhangliang chromosome 10B, Zo_v1.1, whole genome shotgun sequence genome:
- the LOC122029280 gene encoding B-box zinc finger protein 32-like — MEKQCELCGGGASLYCDSDDAFLCWSCDASVHGANFLVARHVRRVACAECRAVDGGACVVSGAVVRPFRSLCSHCDGAEHSSSSCLSAAESRTASRPEKQRGPSKRRGRRRQFGDERAERVLSVWSGKLGLRSARRCAAAAARLLSSRSVVVGAKPGRVALAAALWFAVKIFARHDKGDDGVKNEDGNEEPSSSGDFGSGMGAVLRRLEACSGVPARFIEVAESRFPRVASCR, encoded by the coding sequence ATGGAGAAGCAATGCGAGCTGTGCGGCGGCGGTGCCTCCCTCTATTGCGACTCCGACGACGCCTTCCTCTGCTGGTCCTGCGACGCCTCCGTCCACGGCGCTAACTTTCTCGTTGCCCGGCACGTCCGCCGCGTGGCCTGCGCGGAGTGCCGCGCCGTCGACGGTGGGGCCTGCGTCGTCTCCGGAGCCGTGGTTCGGCCCTTCCGCTCCCTCTGCAGCCACTGCGATGGCGCCGAGCACTCGAGCTCGTCGTGCCTGTCCGCCGCTGAGTCGAGGACTGCGTCTCGGCCGGAGAAGCAGCGAGGACCGTCGAAGCGGCGGGGTCGGCGGCGCCAGTTTGGAGACGAGAGGGCAGAGCGGGTGTTGAGTGTTTGGAGTGGCAAATTGGGGCTGAGGAGCGCGCGGCGATGCGCGGCCGCAGCAGCGCGATTACTCTCTTCTCGTTCGGTGGTCGTCGGCGCGAAGCCGGGACGGGTGGCCCTCGCGGCCGCGCTCTGGTTCGCCGTCAAGATCTTCGCACGGCATGACAAGGGCGACGACGGCGTCAAGAATGAGGATGGCAACGAGGAGCCTTCCAGTTCCGGAGATTTTGGGAGCGGCATGGGCGCGGTGCTCCGGCGACTCGAAGCGTGCTCGGGGGTGCCGGCGAGGTTCATCGAGGTCGCCGAGTCCCGATTCCCCCGCGTCGCGTCCTGTCGCTGA
- the LOC122028869 gene encoding probable plastid-lipid-associated protein 8, chloroplastic: MASSVVLPLFSPTVSPPPSSIPLPRRWKIPTVRATVSSQPLVAAAPDDLVASILSKVKGTDGGIALSNDGHKEVSNVADQLAGYCVDEPVKSPLIFGEWDVVYCSRPTSPGGGYRSVIGRLIFKTSEMVQALEAPDIVRNKVTFSILGVLNGEVSLKGKLIVLDSKWVQVIFEPPVLKVGPLEFPYGLQSEVKLQITYIDEKIRLGVGSKGSLFVFLRRG; the protein is encoded by the exons ATGGCGTCCTCCGTTgtccttcctctcttctcccctACGGtctcgccgcctccctcctctaTCCCGCTGCCACGCCGCTGGAAAATCCCCACCGTCCGCGCCACCGTCTCGTCGCAGCCCCTCGTAGCGGCGGCGCCGGACGACCTCGTCGCCTCCATCCTATCCAAG GTCAAAGGAACTGATGGAGGGATTGCGCTTAGTAACGATGGACACAAAGAGGTGTCGAATGTGGCTGATCAGCTCGCGGGATATTGTGTCGATGAGCCGGTCAAGTCCCCTCTCATCTTTGGAG AATGGGATGTAGTGTATTGTTCGAGGCCAACATCGCCGGGAGGAGGCTATAGAAGCGTAATTGGGCGACTCATCTTCAAGACAAGCGAAATGGTACAGGCATTGGAAGCTCCTGATATCGTGAGGAACAAAGTTACTTTTTCTATTTTGGGGGTCCTCAATGGAGAAGTATCCTTGAAAG GTAAACTGATTGTGCTGGACAGTAAATGGGTCCAAGTCATATTCGAACCTCCGGTGCTGAAGGTGGGGCCGCTCGAGTTCCCGTACGGCCTTCAGAGCGAGGTCAAGCTACAAATCACATACATTGATGAGAAAATAAGGCTTGGGGTGGGATCCAAGGGTTCACTCTTTGTCTTTCTACGGCGAGGCTGA